The proteins below are encoded in one region of Mycolicibacterium neworleansense:
- a CDS encoding ABC transporter ATP-binding protein, whose protein sequence is MPELAIELRDVVREYKVGGQTVRALDEISLQLHGGQFVSIIGPSGAGKSTLLHLLGALDSPDSGSITFDGEEIGRLGDEQQSAFRHQRVGFVFQFFNLLPTLSAWENVAVPKLLDGVRLGKVKPQAVELLDRVGLGNRTEHRPSELSGGQMQRVAVARAMMMDPPLILADEPTGNLDSTTGAAILTLLGEVAHDEGLGRLVVMVTHNADAAAATDRVITLQDGRLGSDEMSVVPG, encoded by the coding sequence ATGCCCGAACTGGCCATCGAACTGCGCGACGTGGTGCGCGAGTACAAGGTCGGCGGTCAGACAGTGCGCGCCCTCGACGAGATCAGCCTCCAACTCCACGGTGGCCAGTTCGTGTCGATCATCGGGCCGTCCGGCGCCGGCAAGAGCACGTTGCTGCACCTGCTCGGCGCGCTGGACTCCCCCGATTCTGGCTCGATCACCTTCGACGGTGAGGAGATCGGCCGGCTCGGCGATGAGCAGCAGTCGGCGTTCCGGCACCAGCGGGTGGGCTTCGTGTTCCAGTTCTTCAACCTGCTGCCGACCCTGTCGGCCTGGGAGAACGTGGCCGTCCCCAAACTGCTGGACGGCGTCCGGCTGGGCAAGGTCAAACCGCAGGCCGTCGAGCTGCTGGACCGCGTCGGCCTCGGTAACCGCACCGAGCACCGCCCGTCCGAACTGTCCGGCGGCCAGATGCAACGCGTCGCGGTGGCCCGGGCGATGATGATGGACCCGCCGCTGATCCTCGCCGACGAACCGACCGGCAACCTCGACTCCACGACGGGCGCGGCGATCTTGACCTTGCTGGGTGAAGTGGCTCACGACGAGGGGCTGGGCCGGCTGGTGGTGATGGTGACCCACAATGCCGACGCCGCCGCGGCCACCGATCGGGTGATCACCCTGCAGGACGGCCGGCTCGGCTCCGACGAGATGTCGGTGGTGCCGGGGTGA
- a CDS encoding class I SAM-dependent methyltransferase: MKHRNPLFPYVYRLGMPVFDRLFYRRYRRSAMSHATGRLLMVGLGPGTDLLFLPAAVTSVAAVEPDATMRRMARALARRRGIDVDVVAASGESIPFPDNSFDSVHVGLVLCSVDDVAATLSEIRRVLTPDGRLVVLEHVRGEGLMGRFQDLIARPWAWLSSGCRPNRRTVDAIAAAGFETSGLRSTRWTLVPPPCTPHLQGVATIRR, encoded by the coding sequence TTGAAGCACCGTAACCCGTTGTTCCCGTACGTATATCGGCTCGGTATGCCGGTGTTCGACAGGCTGTTCTATCGCCGGTACCGCCGGTCGGCGATGAGCCATGCCACGGGCCGGTTGCTCATGGTCGGGCTCGGGCCGGGAACCGATCTGCTGTTCCTGCCTGCGGCGGTGACGTCGGTCGCAGCCGTGGAGCCGGATGCGACGATGCGGCGGATGGCACGCGCGCTGGCCCGGCGCCGCGGTATCGACGTCGATGTTGTCGCCGCGTCAGGTGAGTCGATTCCGTTCCCGGACAACAGTTTCGACTCGGTTCACGTCGGCCTGGTGCTGTGTTCGGTCGACGACGTGGCGGCCACGCTCAGCGAGATCCGGCGCGTGCTGACGCCCGATGGCCGATTGGTCGTGCTGGAACACGTCCGCGGTGAAGGCTTGATGGGGCGATTCCAGGATCTGATCGCCAGGCCGTGGGCGTGGCTGTCGTCGGGCTGTCGGCCGAACCGCCGCACCGTCGATGCGATTGCCGCAGCGGGATTCGAGACCAGCGGGCTGCGCAGCACCCGGTGGACGCTGGTGCCGCCGCCGTGCACGCCACATCTGCAGGGCGTCGCGACTATTCGACGCTGA
- a CDS encoding FtsX-like permease family protein: MAVSAMYLVAILGIFGSITGSVNRLADGVAGVAALEVSGVTDAGFPESVLADVAKVPGVATAAPMIRMTAPTATEPVLLFGADDRSRALEGALKDAVGVDVQTPTAQEGVRVGPAVGHAKGETFQLGSGSVTVSEVLVGKQLADLNGGHYVLAPLPLAQNVTGRQGQLDSILITTTPDADLSSVREQVTKAVNGRAIVAAPSLRAARAGDGVKLMNYMALMGAAVALVVGAFLIYTTMTMAIAQRRPVISMLRAIGGRRATIVRDMLAESAILGLIGGTVGSLLGIVLGRMAIGRLPPTMTQGLEARIEYWLPDYAIPAAIAATALTSVAASAMAARQVYKVSPIEALAPVGVSAADNVPRWLRIATGIAAVAVLAASILVVFYLPGSIAFVAIAALFTAQIALGFALAGPIVTATAAVARLFGSAGALAAATVERAPRRVWATVMTVLIAVVTTVVITGTNNDMIRSARDIFAPVADVDVWISANSPDQYPTGLLPQGLSEKVAAVPGVADVTEGALGFAVVGGTRVMLDGFAPGSHDALFRALDDQVRSDVLAGRGVVLSQNLGRTLDVRQGDELELHTPHGPQRTTVLALVPYFSTVIGTVGLGLDQMRAWFDRPGATTLQVTVADGTDPDRLLADVRAVVPAPNHTYDGRTALAGLEAPLHQSMLIANAVWIIVVFVAAVALLNTLTLSVLERRREIGVLRAMGSSRRYTLAMVLAEAAAIGMLGGVLGLLVGLVDQWLFSLVSGDVMNFDVTFRPSPMAVVFTLGALAISLLGSLPPARRAARLNIIEAVSVE; encoded by the coding sequence ATGGCGGTCTCGGCAATGTATCTCGTGGCGATCCTCGGCATCTTCGGATCGATCACCGGATCGGTGAACCGCCTGGCGGACGGCGTCGCCGGCGTCGCCGCCCTCGAGGTCTCGGGTGTCACCGACGCGGGCTTCCCCGAATCCGTGCTGGCCGACGTGGCCAAGGTTCCCGGCGTCGCGACCGCCGCACCGATGATCCGGATGACCGCGCCCACCGCGACCGAACCGGTGCTGCTGTTCGGCGCCGACGACCGCAGTCGCGCGTTGGAGGGCGCGCTGAAAGATGCGGTCGGAGTGGATGTTCAAACCCCGACGGCACAAGAGGGTGTCCGCGTCGGGCCCGCAGTCGGTCATGCGAAGGGCGAGACGTTCCAACTGGGCTCCGGGTCGGTCACCGTCTCCGAAGTCCTGGTGGGCAAGCAACTCGCGGACCTCAACGGCGGCCACTACGTACTGGCCCCACTTCCGCTGGCGCAGAATGTCACCGGGAGACAAGGCCAGCTCGACTCGATCCTGATCACCACCACCCCCGACGCCGACCTCAGCAGTGTCCGCGAACAGGTCACGAAAGCCGTGAACGGCCGGGCCATCGTCGCGGCACCCAGCCTGCGGGCGGCCCGCGCCGGTGACGGCGTCAAGCTGATGAACTACATGGCGCTGATGGGCGCGGCGGTCGCGTTGGTGGTGGGCGCGTTCCTGATCTACACGACGATGACGATGGCGATCGCCCAACGCCGCCCGGTCATCTCGATGCTGCGGGCCATCGGTGGCCGGCGCGCGACGATCGTCCGCGACATGCTGGCTGAGTCCGCGATCCTCGGATTGATCGGCGGCACCGTCGGGTCGCTGCTCGGAATTGTATTGGGCCGCATGGCGATCGGTCGGCTGCCACCGACGATGACCCAGGGACTTGAGGCCCGCATCGAGTATTGGCTGCCCGACTACGCGATCCCGGCAGCCATCGCAGCCACGGCACTGACCAGTGTGGCGGCCTCGGCGATGGCCGCCCGGCAGGTGTACAAGGTCTCACCGATCGAGGCGCTGGCGCCAGTCGGGGTATCGGCCGCCGACAATGTGCCGCGCTGGCTGCGGATCGCCACCGGCATCGCGGCCGTGGCGGTGCTGGCCGCGTCGATCCTGGTGGTGTTCTACCTACCGGGCTCCATCGCCTTCGTGGCGATCGCCGCCCTGTTCACCGCGCAGATCGCCCTGGGTTTCGCGCTCGCCGGGCCCATCGTCACGGCCACCGCTGCCGTGGCGCGCCTGTTCGGCTCGGCCGGAGCGCTGGCGGCGGCGACCGTCGAACGGGCCCCACGCCGAGTGTGGGCCACCGTGATGACCGTGCTGATCGCCGTCGTCACCACCGTGGTGATCACCGGCACGAACAACGACATGATCCGATCGGCCCGCGACATCTTCGCACCGGTCGCCGACGTCGACGTCTGGATCAGCGCCAACTCACCCGACCAGTACCCCACCGGCCTTCTGCCACAGGGTCTTTCCGAGAAGGTGGCCGCCGTGCCCGGCGTCGCGGATGTCACCGAAGGAGCACTGGGCTTCGCCGTCGTCGGCGGCACCCGCGTCATGCTCGACGGCTTCGCGCCCGGCAGCCACGACGCCCTGTTCCGCGCTCTCGATGACCAGGTGCGCAGCGATGTGCTCGCCGGCCGCGGCGTGGTGCTCTCACAGAATCTGGGCAGGACCCTCGACGTCCGGCAGGGCGACGAGCTGGAATTGCACACGCCGCACGGCCCGCAGCGGACCACCGTGCTGGCCCTGGTCCCCTACTTCTCCACGGTGATCGGCACCGTCGGGCTGGGCCTGGATCAGATGCGCGCATGGTTCGACCGGCCGGGCGCGACCACGCTGCAGGTCACCGTGGCCGACGGCACCGACCCCGACCGGCTCCTGGCTGACGTCCGAGCTGTGGTGCCCGCGCCGAACCACACCTACGACGGCCGCACCGCACTGGCCGGCCTGGAGGCCCCGCTGCACCAGAGCATGCTGATCGCCAATGCCGTGTGGATCATCGTCGTGTTCGTCGCCGCCGTCGCGCTGCTGAACACCCTCACGCTGTCGGTGCTCGAACGGCGCCGCGAGATCGGCGTGCTGCGGGCGATGGGATCCAGTCGCCGCTACACGTTGGCCATGGTGCTGGCCGAGGCGGCGGCGATCGGCATGCTGGGCGGCGTGCTGGGGCTGCTGGTCGGCCTGGTCGATCAGTGGTTGTTCAGCCTCGTCAGCGGGGACGTGATGAATTTCGACGTCACGTTCCGACCGAGCCCGATGGCCGTGGTGTTCACGCTCGGCGCCCTGGCGATCAGCCTGCTCGGGTCGCTGCCACCGGCCCGACGCGCCGCGCGGCTCAACATCATCGAGGCCGTCAGCGTCGAATAG
- a CDS encoding zinc-dependent alcohol dehydrogenase family protein, whose protein sequence is MAEIMRRWEMDGIGRDALQLREVAVPEPGPDEVLIKVAAVSLNHRDKMVIESGRGLPLNFPFTPGSDLAGTVVAVGDSVTRFAVDDQVLAVFTPDWLDGARAGDARTPSYWTLGGFYPGVLAEYVALPQDWVVRAPRTLSAAEASTLPVAGLTAWFALVERGHVRSGDVVLVEGTGGVALFGVQIAKMHGAEVIVSGSADKLDRVAQLGADHVVDRRSADWAETILALTGDHGVDHVLELVGGAHLGKAAQVVAVGGHIHLIGALDGFEVSTPVMPILMKDVTIHGIGTGHRRALTDLVGAIDSTGTKPVVGARYPFHELSAALDHLDRGPFGKIVVEVG, encoded by the coding sequence ATGGCTGAAATCATGCGCCGGTGGGAGATGGACGGAATTGGCCGAGACGCGCTCCAGTTGCGTGAGGTGGCTGTCCCGGAGCCCGGTCCCGACGAAGTTCTGATCAAGGTGGCTGCGGTTTCCTTGAATCATCGCGACAAGATGGTGATCGAAAGCGGGCGCGGACTGCCACTGAACTTCCCCTTCACACCCGGGTCCGATCTCGCCGGGACCGTCGTGGCGGTCGGAGACTCGGTGACCCGGTTCGCCGTGGATGACCAGGTGCTCGCGGTATTCACCCCGGACTGGCTCGACGGCGCCCGGGCAGGTGACGCGCGGACGCCCTCTTACTGGACGCTCGGCGGGTTCTATCCCGGGGTGCTCGCTGAATATGTTGCGCTGCCCCAGGATTGGGTCGTCCGGGCTCCACGGACGCTGTCGGCGGCAGAAGCCAGCACTCTGCCTGTTGCCGGGCTCACGGCATGGTTCGCGCTGGTCGAACGCGGACACGTGCGGTCCGGCGATGTGGTGCTTGTCGAAGGCACCGGAGGCGTCGCGTTGTTCGGGGTTCAGATCGCCAAGATGCATGGCGCCGAGGTCATCGTGTCGGGCAGCGCGGACAAACTGGACCGAGTCGCACAACTGGGCGCAGACCACGTCGTGGATCGGCGCAGCGCGGACTGGGCCGAGACCATCCTCGCTCTGACGGGCGACCACGGTGTCGACCATGTGCTGGAGCTCGTCGGAGGGGCGCATCTCGGCAAGGCGGCCCAAGTCGTCGCAGTCGGTGGTCACATCCATCTCATCGGCGCACTCGACGGGTTCGAGGTATCCACACCGGTCATGCCAATCCTGATGAAAGACGTCACAATTCACGGTATCGGCACGGGCCATCGGCGCGCACTCACCGACCTCGTCGGCGCCATCGACAGCACGGGGACGAAACCTGTGGTCGGTGCGCGCTATCCATTCCACGAGCTATCGGCGGCGCTGGACCATCTCGATCGCGGCCCATTCGGCAAGATCGTCGTCGAGGTGGGGTGA
- a CDS encoding nitroreductase family deazaflavin-dependent oxidoreductase: MRMIARFNKYVTNPLQRLWAPWLPYMAVIEHIGRKSGRPYRTPVMAFVDHKSVRVVLNYGEHSDWVRNVRAAGSAQLVHRGRHYRLTDPRVIPATDQKARFVASLAPRV; the protein is encoded by the coding sequence ATGCGGATGATCGCCCGCTTCAACAAATACGTCACCAACCCGCTGCAGCGGCTCTGGGCGCCGTGGCTGCCGTACATGGCCGTCATCGAGCACATCGGCCGCAAATCCGGCAGGCCGTACCGCACGCCGGTCATGGCGTTCGTCGACCACAAGTCGGTCCGCGTCGTGCTGAACTACGGCGAGCACTCGGACTGGGTGCGCAATGTCCGGGCCGCCGGGTCGGCCCAACTGGTGCACCGCGGTCGGCACTACCGCCTGACCGATCCCCGTGTCATCCCGGCCACCGACCAGAAGGCCCGCTTCGTCGCCTCGTTGGCCCCGCGAGTGTGA